GTCCAGGCCGCCGATGGCGATACCGTTGATCGAGGAAGCGATGGCGTTATCCTTGATGCGAAGCTCTTCTTCCATCATTTTCCGCTCGGTTATATCAATGAAGGAGCACATCATGCACAGCGGCCGGCCCTCTTCATCGGTCACGAGGTTCGCCGAAAGGTGAACATTGATGATCGACCCGTCTTTCCTTCTCCCGGCAATCTCCCCCATCCACTGCCCCTCGTTATGAAGCGTGTTGAAGGCACGGGCCGCTTCTTCCTGTGATTCCGCGAAAATGAACGCCGACCGGCCGATTATCTCTTCTTCTTCATAACCAAACAGGCTGAGGGCCGCCTCGTTCACGTATGTAACGGTACCTTCAAGCGTCCCGATCGCCAATCCGTTGATCGACGAGGCAAGGACGCTTTCCCTGATCCGGCCGTCCAATTCGTTCCCGCCTTTTCTGCCGTTCCGTACCGAACGTTTCATCTCCGCTCTCCTTGTTCCTGAAGTTGCTAAATCACGTGTTCTTTCGACACGCGATGATCCTCCCGGTCCCTTGTTTATACCGGATGATGCCGCTATTATGAATCATTATGTTTGATTTTTAGGCTTACCTCCGAAAAAGTTGCCGTGAACCCTTGACCCCTCGAACCCTTAACACCTTAACCACTTTTCTGCACCGAAATGGGAGAAGAACCACTTTTTTTATCAATGGCGGATGTGAACGTTTCAGTAACCGATTGACAGTCTGTGCAGGATGTTCCTGACGACCGTCATGGAGGGGGCCGTGCGGGGGATTTCTGTAAGGGGTGTTCCCGATATGTCCAGATTCCTGATATGCTCGTCCTCGGGAATCCATCCAAGCAACTCGACGGGGCTGTCGCGCAAGACTTCGGACACTTCCCTGTCGCTGCGTCCCCTGTTCAGAACCAGACCGACTCCCCGGGGACTCAGGGCACGGTTATCATGAATGAGGTGCCATATGGTCCTGGAAACGGCGATGCCCTTCGCCGAAAGGTCCGAAACGATCAGGAGATAGTCGACCCGTTCCATCACTCTCCTGTTTATCTGCTCCACCCCTGCTTCTCCATCTATGACGACGATATCGAAGTTCTCCGCCAGGTCGGCGATGATATCCCTGAGCAACGCGTTCACTCTGCAGTAGCACCCGGCATCCTCCGGTCTCCCGATCGCGAGAAGCGCCGTATTGCTTCCTTCCGCCAATGCGTGAAATACCTCATAATCAAGTAATTCCGAGACGACCGACCTGTCGTCGCCGGCCCTTTCGCGGAGCCTGCCGACAATTTCCCGGCGTATATCATCAATGGTTTTCAGCACGGTCACCCCGAGAGACAGGGCCAGTCCCGATGCAGGGTCGGCGTCGATGGCAAGGATCCTTTTCCGCAATTCCCGCGACATTTCGGCCACCAGCAGCGCCGCCAGCGACGTCTTCCCGACACCGCCCTTGCCGCAAACCGCTATTGTCTTGATCTCGTTCATGGCACATTTCCTCGCCCGGAGCGGTCGCACTATCCGGTCCGGGCGGCCAGGACGGCCGCGCCCAGGGCCCCCACGATCTGAGGATCGCAGGGCACCCGTTGCACCTGCAATCCGATCGCCTCCTGAAGGGCGGAGAACATACCCTCATTCTTCGCCACACCGCCGGTCATCGTGATGTCTTCCTCCGGATCGATCCCCCGTGCGAGGGATGCAATGCGATGCGCCATGGCACGGTGAAGACCGCTGACGATATCGGGGATGTCGCGCCCCGCGTTGACCAGTGAGATGATCTCTGTCTCAGCGAATACGACGCATTGATTTGAGATACCAACGGGGTTCGACGATCGATACGCCGGTGTGCCCATCTCTTCAAAGTCGATGTCGAGTGCGTTCGCCATGATCTCAAGGAACCGTCCCGTTCCGGAGGCGCATTTATCGTTATAGACATAGCGCAGGATGTTCCCCTTGTCATCCATACGCATGGCCTTGGCGTCCTGACCTCCCACGTCGATAACCATGCGCACCGAAGGAAGCAGCCATATGGCACCCGTCCCGTGGCAGAGGATTTCCGACTCCACGTCATCGGCAAAGGGGATCCTGTTCCTGCCGTATCCCGTGCCGAAGCAGCGTTCCACCCGATGTCGCTCCAAACCCGCTTTTTCAAGGACCTTCCTCATGACGTCGACGGCCGAATCCTCCGGTTGCGGTTTCGAGCGTATCACCGCTGACGCGGCGATGGTATCGGAGTCAAGTATGACGGCCTTGGCGGTGAGAGAACCGATATCACATCCCGCGGTGATCATTGTGCACTCCTTGCGCTTTTCTGTGCCTCAACGGCGGCTCCCAGGGCACCGATGAGCTGGGGATCGATCCGGTGACGCTTCATTCGTATTCCAAGCAGTCCCTCAAGGGCGGCCACAACAGCGGTATTTTTCGCCACGCCGCCCGACATGCATACCTCCCGCTCGACACCGACACTATTGGCAAGTATGGCCACCCGGTTCGCCATTGCCTGGTTCACGGCGGCGGCGACATCCTCGATCGATGCCCCGGCATTCAGGTGATGAATGACCTCCGCCTGTGCCCACACCGTACAGGTTGATGCCAGCGACAGCGGCCGCCGTGACCGCGCCGACAGCGGTCCCAACTGATCGATCGGCAGTCCCAGGACATCGGCCATCACTTCCAGGAACCTTCCCGTTCCCGCGGCACACTTGTCGTTCGTGATGAACTTGACGATCCTGCCGTCACTGTCCATTTTCATTGCCTTGCAGTCCTGGCCGCCGATATCGATCACCGTTCTCACCGACGGGAGCACCCAGCGCGCCCCCGTTCCATGGCAGCTTATTTCCGAAACGGCCCTCTGTACGAAAGGTATTCGGTCCCTTCCGTACCCCGTACCCACACAGTAACTGATGGAATCCTTCGACAGACCGGCAGTGCCGAGCGCCTCTTCCATGACGGCCAGTGCCGAGTCCTCAGGTCGCGCCCGTGATCTGATCATCGCCGCCCCGAGTATTTTTCGCTCATTCAGAATAACCGCCTTTGCCGTGAGTGACCCCACGTCACATCCCGCCACGATCATACGCCGATCCTCCGCAGGTGAATGAATTCTTCGATCCTGTCCGTTATGGCCTCCCAGGACTGTATCCGGTCGTCAAAGGCATCCGCGTACAGAACGAGCGCGGGAATACCCAGGCGCTCAAGATCGCGGGCCAGCAGCTTCACCATCCCCCAGGTGTTCCTGCACCCCATGGTACCGATATAGGCCACGAAGTCGGCTTTGAAAAGGCGCGCTGCACAAATGGTATCATCAAGCCACATGTGAGGGGCATCGTAGGGCCCCCTGATCTGTTTCACCATGGGCATCCGCGACATCTGGCCGGCCAGGGAACCTATCATGTCATCAAGTGTCCCTGTTTCGATCCGGTATCCCTCTTCCTCGCGGCCGCGGGCGTAGCAGGCATCCTCCTGCCAAAAGGTAAAGAGCATGGACCCGAGATGGGTTATGTCGTGGTCATTCAGCCAGCTCCAGAAGCGCATGTCCGTCGTGTAATGATCGATATAACAGAAGAGCCCCCGTGCCCGTTCTCTTCCCGTGGTGGTGCCCGCGATCCCCCGTTTCGCGTTCTCACGTGCCCTTTTCACCATGGACCGCAGGAGTTCGGTGTACTCAGGGGTTCCTCCCATCATGAATTTTCCCCCGTAGAGCATCAGATCATAGATGCCGGGGGCGGGGGCGGGAACAAGTCTCTGGAGTTCCATGAGCTCGCAGGAGATCTCATCCTGTATACGGGTCTCCTGCAGGATATCGGACAGGACTGTTTCCTGAAGCGTCCGGCCCGTCTGTTCTTCGAGAAAGGATATGAGATGCCGGAAATCGCGGTGGTGATATGCGTTCGCCCGCTCATCAGCAAGTGTCGGCGGATAGTTCAACTGAAAGAACGGTACATCAAGGTACGCCCCGGCAAAGGCGAAGGAATTGGCATTGGTGTCACAGATACCCGGTGAATCGCAGACAATGAAATCGGGCCGCACGGCAAGGCCGGCAAGGACGGCCCCCAGGGCCCCCCTCTGAGCGGAACAGGATGTTTCCGTAAATCCGACCTCGCAGCAGTAATCAAGGTACTCGGCCGTTCCCCGCCTGAGGACGAACGTTCCCAGAACGGTGAGCGCTTCCAGGCACATCGGGACCACGTCAAAGGCATAGAGGATCGGTGTGGCGACGCAGAAAGATGTGAGGGCTATTCTTTTTCCCCGTTCTTTCGCTTCGATACACTGCCGCAGGTACCGGGCAAGAAGTTTCAGGAGAAGAACGCCCTCCCGCCCGCACCGCACCAGCGCATCGAGAACCTCTCTGAAATGGGGGACCAGGGAAATAAGAGCTCTGTATTCCTTTGCGGTTCCATCATCGCTTCCGGCAGCGTTCTCAAGGATGCTCCAGAGCATCCAGTCATAATTGTATTCCGTCGTTTCCTGTTTCACGCTTCTCCCTACAGGGTCATGCTGATCGCTGCGCCGTCCGTGATCCTCCGCACGTAGAGCCGGCATCGTTCCTTCAGAATCTGCAGGTCCGTTGTTCGTTCGATTTTTTTCAGGGAACCGAGGGCCTGTTCGTGGAACAGGGTCAACGCATCAATGGCCCGCTGCCGTTCCACGAGAACGCGGGAGGCGTCCAGTGCCATCCCCGTCAGGACTTCCAACGCTATAGTTTCCTTTTCCATACCGTTCTTTCCCTTCAACCGCATGTTATCCGCTGCTTACCAGACCGGGTTCACCGGACGTCAAGCCGCGGAGATGGAGAAACTCACCGATCCGATCCGTCACCGCTTCCCATGACTGGATCCGGTCGTCGAAGGCATCGGCATAGAGGATGAGGGTCGGTATTCCACGGCGCTCCAGATCACGGGCCAGGAGCTTCACCATCCCCCAGGTATTCCTGCATCCCATGGTCCCGATGTAGGCAACGAAATCGGCCTTCAGAAGGCGGGTGAACAGCATCGTGTCATCCAGCCACATGTGCGGCGCATCGTACGGTCCGCGTATGGATTTGACCATGGGCATCCGCGACATCTGGGCCGCCAGGGAATCGATCATGGCATCGACCGAATCGGTGCGGACGGCGTAGGCGGCCTCGGTCCGTCCAGCGGCATAGATGGCATCCTCCTGCCAGAAGGAACTGAGAATACATCCCAGGTGGGCTATTTCACGCGATTCCAGCCAGCGCCAGAAGCGCAGGTCCGTCGTGTAGTGGTCTATGTATGAGAAAAATCCCCGTACCCGCTCCCCGCCGGACCGTGAACCCGCAACGCCACGGGCAGCGTTCTCCCGCACCCGTTCGAGCATCAGTTCCAGAAGCTCGGTGAAATCACTGGTGCCGCTCATCAGAAAGGTCCCCGAATACAGAAAGAGATTAAATATGTTGGGAACGGGGCTCGGCGTGAGCCGCTGAAATTCCGTCAGTTCACAGATGAGCTCGTCCTGTTTCCGAACTTCCTCAAGAACCTCACGAAGCCGGTCGATATCGAGCGTCTTTTTCGTCTGTTCCTCGAGGAACGAGACAAGGCACCTGAAATCGGCCTGATGGTAGCGTCGCGCACGCTCATCGGCCAATGTCGGCGGGTGATTCAACTGGAAGAAAGGGATGTCGAGATAGGCCGACGCGAAGGCATAGGAATTCGCATTGGTATCGCAAATGCCGGGAGAATCGCAGACGATGAAATCAGGCCGGACCCCCAGTCCCGCCAGATACGCACCCAGCGCCCCGCGCTGGGAGGAGCACGATGTCTCCGTAAAACCCACCTCGGAGCAATAATCGAGGAATTCACCGGTTCCCCGCTTGAAGATGAACGTCCCCAGGACGGTCATCGCCTCCACGACGATGGGAACCACGTCAAAGGCATACAGAACCGGGGTGGAGAAACAGAAGGTGGTGAAGGCGACCTTTCTGCCTTCATCATGAGCCGTCAGGCACCGCTTCAGGTAACGGGCCATCAGTTTCATCAGACAGATACCCGCCTCACCCTGGCGTATTATCTCATCGAGGGCCTCCCTGAAGTGGGGGATCAGGGTGAGCAGCGATTCATATTCCTTCACGCTGCCGTCGTGGGTCACCGACGCATTCTCGATGATAGTCCATAATATCCAGTCGTACTGATATTCCTTTGTTTCCTGTTTCATCGATCCTTCCCGGTGTCAGTACATCCCGTCGAGATCCACGACTGCTGTACGACACCCGTTTTCTACAATGACGGACGCTAACCCAGCCGCTCCATGAAAGCATCGATCCGCATCTTGAGCCGGCCCGTTTCGACAAGAGGGCCGTACTCACGTTCTATCCTCATGCAGGGAACCCCCTCCGCCTCGAGGTCACGCTCGAATATCCCGTTCTCAGAACCGTGAAGGTCGCAGAACCGGATATTCTGAAGGATGACCCCGTCGACCCGGGCCTCGCGAATCCGCCTTCGCAAAACCTGCAATCTGTCCTTATAATAGCCGAACATGCGGGGGCAATAGGAATGCTGCAGGTAGCGACGGGTCAGCGCTTTCAGCGGTTCATCACTCTCATCCACCAGGTCGGCGTAGGACCGGAAACCGAAACAGAGCGTATCCGCAACGATGAGACCTCCCGAATCTTCGATGACATCCATGAAACCGACATCATCGTTGACACTCCCAACCAGCATGAGCCGCTTCCTCCCCTCCGAAATATCCCGAGCTTCTCTTTCCAGGGAGTCCAGAGTTCCTTCAAGCAGCTCGCGGTATGAACCCCGGGGCATGGCGGAACCCGCCACCAGCACAGCCAGTGCATCGCTTCCCGAGAGAAGGACTGTATCGCCCGTTCTCAGCCGGTCCATCCTGCAGAGCAGACGGCGAATTCCGTTATAAAGCCCTATCGCTTCGGCAACGGCGTCATCGGTGATCGTCAGATCAAAATATTGTTCGAGGCTCTCCTTGAAGATCACCGTTTCCTCTTCAAACCAGGAGATGCTGTAATCGGTCACCTTGTGCGGCACGCCGAAGTAATGAAAATAGCCCGGCAGACTTCCCTGATAATCTTCACCCGCCTTTCTCCAGCATTCATCAAGCCTCCTCATCGAATCACATCCCGGGACAATAACGGCGCCGTCCAGGAATTCATACCGCCCCTCTCCCGCCAGTTGCAGTATACATTTCGGAAAACTGCATATCACGGGACCGAAGTACG
The DNA window shown above is from Deltaproteobacteria bacterium and carries:
- a CDS encoding AAA family ATPase; its protein translation is MNEIKTIAVCGKGGVGKTSLAALLVAEMSRELRKRILAIDADPASGLALSLGVTVLKTIDDIRREIVGRLRERAGDDRSVVSELLDYEVFHALAEGSNTALLAIGRPEDAGCYCRVNALLRDIIADLAENFDIVVIDGEAGVEQINRRVMERVDYLLIVSDLSAKGIAVSRTIWHLIHDNRALSPRGVGLVLNRGRSDREVSEVLRDSPVELLGWIPEDEHIRNLDISGTPLTEIPRTAPSMTVVRNILHRLSIGY
- a CDS encoding 2-hydroxyglutaryl-CoA dehydratase, producing the protein MITAGCDIGSLTAKAVILDSDTIAASAVIRSKPQPEDSAVDVMRKVLEKAGLERHRVERCFGTGYGRNRIPFADDVESEILCHGTGAIWLLPSVRMVIDVGGQDAKAMRMDDKGNILRYVYNDKCASGTGRFLEIMANALDIDFEEMGTPAYRSSNPVGISNQCVVFAETEIISLVNAGRDIPDIVSGLHRAMAHRIASLARGIDPEEDITMTGGVAKNEGMFSALQEAIGLQVQRVPCDPQIVGALGAAVLAARTG
- a CDS encoding 2-hydroxyacyl-CoA dehydratase; translation: MKQETTEYNYDWMLWSILENAAGSDDGTAKEYRALISLVPHFREVLDALVRCGREGVLLLKLLARYLRQCIEAKERGKRIALTSFCVATPILYAFDVVPMCLEALTVLGTFVLRRGTAEYLDYCCEVGFTETSCSAQRGALGAVLAGLAVRPDFIVCDSPGICDTNANSFAFAGAYLDVPFFQLNYPPTLADERANAYHHRDFRHLISFLEEQTGRTLQETVLSDILQETRIQDEISCELMELQRLVPAPAPGIYDLMLYGGKFMMGGTPEYTELLRSMVKRARENAKRGIAGTTTGRERARGLFCYIDHYTTDMRFWSWLNDHDITHLGSMLFTFWQEDACYARGREEEGYRIETGTLDDMIGSLAGQMSRMPMVKQIRGPYDAPHMWLDDTICAARLFKADFVAYIGTMGCRNTWGMVKLLARDLERLGIPALVLYADAFDDRIQSWEAITDRIEEFIHLRRIGV
- a CDS encoding PAS domain-containing protein, encoding MKRSVRNGRKGGNELDGRIRESVLASSINGLAIGTLEGTVTYVNEAALSLFGYEEEEIIGRSAFIFAESQEEAARAFNTLHNEGQWMGEIAGRRKDGSIINVHLSANLVTDEEGRPLCMMCSFIDITERKMMEEELRIKDNAIASSINGIAIGGLDGTITSVNEAAVRLWGGDDPAELIGQSAVKFAQSEDEALEIIQTVLNEGGWEGEVSGIKKQGEAFVAYLSASLVRNERGEPVCMMCSFVDITERKRMEEELRIRNDAIASSLNG
- a CDS encoding 2-hydroxyacyl-CoA dehydratase → MKQETKEYQYDWILWTIIENASVTHDGSVKEYESLLTLIPHFREALDEIIRQGEAGICLMKLMARYLKRCLTAHDEGRKVAFTTFCFSTPVLYAFDVVPIVVEAMTVLGTFIFKRGTGEFLDYCSEVGFTETSCSSQRGALGAYLAGLGVRPDFIVCDSPGICDTNANSYAFASAYLDIPFFQLNHPPTLADERARRYHQADFRCLVSFLEEQTKKTLDIDRLREVLEEVRKQDELICELTEFQRLTPSPVPNIFNLFLYSGTFLMSGTSDFTELLELMLERVRENAARGVAGSRSGGERVRGFFSYIDHYTTDLRFWRWLESREIAHLGCILSSFWQEDAIYAAGRTEAAYAVRTDSVDAMIDSLAAQMSRMPMVKSIRGPYDAPHMWLDDTMLFTRLLKADFVAYIGTMGCRNTWGMVKLLARDLERRGIPTLILYADAFDDRIQSWEAVTDRIGEFLHLRGLTSGEPGLVSSG
- a CDS encoding 2-hydroxyglutaryl-CoA dehydratase: MIVAGCDVGSLTAKAVILNERKILGAAMIRSRARPEDSALAVMEEALGTAGLSKDSISYCVGTGYGRDRIPFVQRAVSEISCHGTGARWVLPSVRTVIDIGGQDCKAMKMDSDGRIVKFITNDKCAAGTGRFLEVMADVLGLPIDQLGPLSARSRRPLSLASTCTVWAQAEVIHHLNAGASIEDVAAAVNQAMANRVAILANSVGVEREVCMSGGVAKNTAVVAALEGLLGIRMKRHRIDPQLIGALGAAVEAQKSARSAQ
- a CDS encoding 2-hydroxyacyl-CoA dehydratase: MIDTFRTMARTLNNPFVEKWKGSGGKVIGFPCTYLPEEIIHAAGMLPFRFRGVGTTSLSVGDTYFGPVICSFPKCILQLAGEGRYEFLDGAVIVPGCDSMRRLDECWRKAGEDYQGSLPGYFHYFGVPHKVTDYSISWFEEETVIFKESLEQYFDLTITDDAVAEAIGLYNGIRRLLCRMDRLRTGDTVLLSGSDALAVLVAGSAMPRGSYRELLEGTLDSLEREARDISEGRKRLMLVGSVNDDVGFMDVIEDSGGLIVADTLCFGFRSYADLVDESDEPLKALTRRYLQHSYCPRMFGYYKDRLQVLRRRIREARVDGVILQNIRFCDLHGSENGIFERDLEAEGVPCMRIEREYGPLVETGRLKMRIDAFMERLG